The Terriglobales bacterium genome includes the window ATCCAGGTGATGCGGCGCATGCGCGCGCTGCTGCGGGACGTGATCCCCGATCTCCCTCCCGAGCGCCAGGCGGTGCTGCGCGTCTACCTGGAGCGCGTCGACACCGGCGTGAACCGCGGCTTTGCCCTCCTCGACGACCGCCGCAGCGCTTCCATGGAGGACCGGCAAGGCCTGGGGATGGCGCGCCAGTGAACGTCATCCCCAAGAGGAGCAGCCATGAATGAACCGGCACTTCCGCCCGAGGAACGCTCCTTCGTAGTCCTCTCCCTGTTCACCTGCGAGCCCGAGCAGCGACCCCGGTTCCTGGAGCTGGCGCAAGACTTCCTGGTCAGCCAAGTCCGCTTCCAGCCGGACCTACGCTCCATCGAGCTCTTCGCGGACGAGAGCGGCGAGCACATCGTCAGCCTGGCGCGCTGGAAGGACCGGGCCGCCTTCGAGGCCTTCAAGCAGAGTCCCAGCGGCCACGAGGTCACGAGCGTGGGCCTGGCGCTCCGGCCCAAGGTCTTCTTTCTGCAGGCGGAAGCCTCGTTCCCCCAGGCAGCGGAGCGCGTTCTGCAGCGCGCGC containing:
- a CDS encoding antibiotic biosynthesis monooxygenase family protein is translated as MNEPALPPEERSFVVLSLFTCEPEQRPRFLELAQDFLVSQVRFQPDLRSIELFADESGEHIVSLARWKDRAAFEAFKQSPSGHEVTSVGLALRPKVFFLQAEASFPQAAERVLQRARF